A window of Paenibacillus polygoni contains these coding sequences:
- a CDS encoding phosphotransferase, which translates to MGETNVWDAEWEVNEEQARMLIGRQFPQLSSKQVKRLGWDNTVFLIGDEYVFRFPRRTIAVGSIRMEGKLLPKLEAYMTIPYPKPLFYGEASDEYPAPFLGYAYVPGDFPIGLTEERRVLSAETLAKFLRRLHEFPVQAALKCGVQQDHRNLTDIASRKVKLEGFLSKVVEHLSPEESGVIEAYISRLQKDRVEAVNVLLHGDLHFKNMLVNENGIVSGIIDWGDLSVGHPACDLSVAYSFLPPYARGVFFETYGGADEETKLLARLIAVYIPILILMQAVDDGNEAIAAEAKSNIMRALSD; encoded by the coding sequence ATGGGGGAAACGAATGTATGGGATGCGGAGTGGGAGGTTAACGAAGAGCAGGCGCGAATGCTGATAGGCAGACAATTCCCTCAGCTGTCATCGAAGCAAGTGAAGCGATTGGGCTGGGACAATACGGTTTTTCTCATCGGTGACGAGTACGTGTTCCGGTTTCCAAGAAGAACGATTGCAGTTGGCTCGATTCGTATGGAAGGGAAGCTGCTGCCGAAGCTGGAGGCATATATGACCATCCCCTATCCGAAACCGTTGTTTTATGGCGAAGCAAGTGACGAATACCCGGCACCATTTCTTGGCTATGCTTACGTGCCAGGAGATTTCCCGATCGGCTTGACGGAAGAACGCCGGGTATTATCGGCAGAGACGTTGGCGAAATTTTTGCGGAGATTGCATGAGTTTCCGGTGCAGGCGGCGCTGAAGTGCGGAGTTCAGCAAGATCATAGAAACTTGACGGACATAGCATCGCGCAAAGTGAAACTGGAGGGCTTTCTATCGAAGGTGGTCGAACACTTGTCGCCGGAGGAGTCCGGTGTGATCGAAGCGTATATTAGCAGGCTGCAAAAGGACCGTGTCGAGGCGGTGAATGTACTGCTACATGGCGATCTTCATTTCAAAAATATGCTTGTGAATGAGAACGGGATCGTTTCCGGCATCATTGATTGGGGCGATCTGAGCGTAGGCCATCCGGCTTGCGATTTGAGCGTTGCTTATAGCTTTTTACCCCCTTACGCTCGCGGCGTGTTTTTCGAAACGTACGGAGGAGCGGACGAGGAAACGAAGCTGCTGGCGCGGCTGATCGCGGTATACATCCCCATACTGATCTTAATGCAAGCGGTCGATGACGGGAATGAAGCGATCGCGGCAGAGGCGAAATCCAACATCATGCGGGCACTGTCGGATTAG
- a CDS encoding phosphotransferase-like protein, translating to MNKGKIVFLNGVTSSGKTSIVDAIQLKSDEFFYVVANDLFENTIGENYLREDYWKYLSDAIIMMYHTAKLFSDHGKNVLIDGILVERPELKPHYEKVKNIYAGYPFYMVEVFCPLEICRQRNMERGDRTEDQSDWQNKIMAKDIQYDCTVNTHINSPEECADSILNCLSLIVRSEG from the coding sequence ATGAACAAAGGAAAAATCGTGTTTTTGAATGGAGTAACCAGTTCAGGAAAAACATCTATAGTAGATGCTATTCAGTTAAAATCGGATGAGTTTTTTTATGTTGTTGCAAACGATCTTTTTGAAAATACAATTGGCGAAAACTATCTACGAGAAGATTATTGGAAATATCTAAGTGATGCAATAATTATGATGTATCATACCGCCAAACTATTTTCTGACCATGGTAAAAATGTGCTTATCGATGGTATTTTGGTAGAAAGACCTGAGTTAAAACCGCATTATGAAAAAGTTAAGAACATATATGCGGGTTACCCCTTTTATATGGTGGAAGTGTTTTGTCCTTTGGAGATTTGTCGCCAAAGAAATATGGAACGTGGAGATAGAACTGAAGATCAATCAGACTGGCAAAACAAAATTATGGCAAAAGATATACAGTACGACTGTACTGTCAACACACACATAAATTCTCCAGAAGAATGTGCAGATTCGATTCTAAATTGTTTGAGTTTGATTGTTAGGTCTGAAGGTTAA
- a CDS encoding HIT family protein, which yields MTALFSHKPEGYKCPFCRVWGIEQPNQGTKQRDIIYQNDKVTAFIARKWWPNNKGHVLVVPNQHFENIFELPADYAAEIHRAAQLTAFAMKSTYGCDGISTRQHNEPAGNQDVWYYHLHVYPRYVNDQLYLSKGSESDPDERSFYADKLRSWIQENI from the coding sequence ATGACAGCATTATTTTCACATAAGCCCGAAGGATACAAATGTCCATTTTGTCGTGTTTGGGGTATCGAGCAACCTAATCAGGGGACAAAACAAAGGGATATCATCTATCAGAATGATAAGGTAACGGCATTTATAGCCAGAAAGTGGTGGCCAAACAATAAAGGACATGTTCTGGTTGTTCCTAATCAACATTTCGAAAACATCTTTGAACTCCCTGCGGATTACGCTGCCGAAATTCACCGCGCGGCTCAGCTTACAGCATTTGCAATGAAAAGTACATATGGATGTGATGGGATTTCTACGCGGCAACATAATGAGCCTGCAGGAAATCAAGACGTGTGGTATTATCATCTCCATGTTTACCCTAGATATGTGAATGATCAACTATATCTGTCAAAGGGTTCTGAGTCCGATCCTGATGAACGTTCTTTCTATGCTGATAAGTTGCGTTCTTGGATACAGGAAAATATATAA
- a CDS encoding GNAT family N-acetyltransferase has translation MEFITATVEHLPAIVRLLADDKLGASRERYEKPLPKEYFLAFAKIEQQIGNSIIVAMDQDEVVGCLQLTIIPGISRLGATRGQIEGVRIDKDYRGKGVGESLFRYAINEAKTIGCEMIQLTTDKKRKDAHRFYERLGFVASHDGMKLILSK, from the coding sequence ATGGAATTTATAACAGCAACTGTGGAGCATCTTCCTGCAATTGTTCGGTTATTAGCGGACGATAAATTAGGTGCTAGCCGAGAACGTTATGAAAAACCACTGCCAAAAGAATACTTTCTGGCGTTCGCAAAGATTGAACAACAGATAGGTAATTCCATAATCGTTGCTATGGATCAGGACGAAGTTGTAGGTTGCCTTCAGCTTACTATTATTCCCGGGATTTCAAGATTAGGTGCAACAAGAGGCCAAATTGAGGGTGTTCGTATTGACAAGGATTATCGAGGCAAAGGTGTGGGTGAGTCGTTATTTCGTTATGCAATTAATGAGGCTAAAACAATAGGTTGTGAGATGATTCAACTGACAACAGATAAAAAACGTAAAGATGCCCATAGGTTCTATGAACGACTTGGATTTGTTGCTAGTCATGATGGTATGAAGCTTATACTCAGTAAATAG